From the Streptococcus sanguinis genome, the window CCGGCAAATCAGCTCAAGACTTAGTCGTTGCTAAGCTGACAGGCGATAAAAAGGTAGTCAGCATTGACTTCAATCCAGCAGTTGTGGATCCTGAAGATTTGGAAACTCTGTCAGAGATGACTGGGCAGGCCCTGAATCACGCGCTGGCTCAGATTGATGATGCTACTCAGAAGAAAATGGGTGCTTTCGCAGGCAAATTGCCTTTTTAAGCAAGATAAATAACCTTACCTCTTGACTAAACATAAGTCAAGCAATACTCGAACCAGCAAAAAAGACTGAGATTTCTTCAGTCTTTTTTGATTTATAGTCGTTCCCTCACCAGTCCACTACACAAAATTAAGCAAATCCGCTGCCTTGCTCATCAAAAGCAGGGCATAGTCGGGTTTGTTTTGCAGCTCCTTGATGGAGCTCTGAACCAGCTCTAAATCATCAGTTATCATGCCATCAACACCCAAGCGGAAGGATTTGCCGATGCTGTCTGCATCATTGATGGTCCAGTCATAAAGCTTCTTATCCGTCGTCCATAGCTTATCGACAAAGTTTTCATCGAGAGTCGAATACTCCATCGTATAGCCGGAAGCCTGTGTCCGTGGGAAAATAGTATTGTAGGGCAGGATAAAGAAAGTCGGTATGCTCTTATCATACTGGACTGTCTTGTCAATAACCTGATAGTCCAAAGACTGAATCTGGTGGCCATAAACCTTGATATTGGCTCCGTATTGACTCAGAAAACGGTCCATCATATCGTCTGAGTCCAAGCTGCTGGTCTTGATTTCTATCAAGAGTCTCTGGCCCATTTGATTGGCTCGTTTGAGATAAGCATCAAAGCTGGAAATTTTGGCAGTGTGTCCATTTTCTGAAATATCTAAAGCCGTCAGCTCTTGCAGAGTCAGCTCTT encodes:
- a CDS encoding YbaB/EbfC family nucleoid-associated protein, whose amino-acid sequence is MMNMQSMMKQAQKLQKQMEKGQAELAATEFTGKSAQDLVVAKLTGDKKVVSIDFNPAVVDPEDLETLSEMTGQALNHALAQIDDATQKKMGAFAGKLPF